TGATAGTTGTTCTCACGTTGGGGAAGAGTTTTTAATGCCTCGTTTATCAAATCCAAATCACGGTATGTGAATTTGGCACGGAACCTTTTGGCTTCAAGCTTTGAAAGTATGCAGTCTGCCTTGTTTGCCCGTATGGTGCCGTCGCTTTTAACTGACAGTGCCCTGTCATATGAGTCAAGTGCATAATCGTACTGGCGCATGTCCTGAAGGATGATTGCCTTTCGGTTGAAATGATTGGCATCATGAGGATTGATGTCGATTGCCTGATTGATTAAATCAAGTGCATCCTCAAACAGTCCCTCATTTTCAAGCCTCCATGCCTTATCGGACAGTCTTTTTGCTTTTTTAGTTCTATTTGAAGGCTGGTAATTTTCACTTTCGCTGCTGTCGGATGAGTAGCTGGCGCTTCCTCCGCAGTTTGTGCAGACATCTCCGTCATCAACCCAGCTTCCGCAGTTCGGACATACTCCCATGATTATCACCTTCATTTAATTTGTTTTTAATCTCTTCTAGTCTTTTAAGCAGATTCAGGTATGTGCCGTTTTTTATGCAGTCCCTGTACCATCCTCCCGCATGGCGTTCTGCCCTGTGAATGAATGTAAAAATGGTCATTATCTCATTAAAATCAAGTTTTTCATCGGACAAATCTCTTATATGTCTTTTTTCATATTTTGCTCTGATTTCATCAAGGTTTTCAAAATAGTTCAAATCCATTATTCCGTAGTGGTATAAAAGCATCGTAAAGTCATGGGCAGCTTTTTGAGGACTGCAGTTTAGTGATTTGGCTGAATTTTCATCAAAAATTGCCCTGTATTGCACAAAAAAATCAATGATATCCAAAAGTTCATCTTTTTGAAATTCGGTTCTTCTTTTGGATGGAATCTCATATCCTGTTTTTTCATCAATTTTTCTCATGTTAATATATTAATAGATAATAATATTTAATATTGAAAATCAAATATTAATACATGAAAGATATTTCAGATGAAATTCTAACCGAAATCAGCTATGTTGAAATCTCAACATACAGAACACGTGTGATGAAGGCCATGCTTGAGGGGTCCCAATTTCCATCACAGATTGCAAGGGATGCCGATATAGTTCAAAGCCACATATCCAATGTATTGAGAAAGCTCAAGGACCATGAGCTTGTTGAATGCATCAATCCTGAAGTAAAAAGGGGAAGGGTGTACAAGCTCACA
This DNA window, taken from Methanobrevibacter sp., encodes the following:
- a CDS encoding HIRAN domain-containing protein; the protein is MGVCPNCGSWVDDGDVCTNCGGSASYSSDSSESENYQPSNRTKKAKRLSDKAWRLENEGLFEDALDLINQAIDINPHDANHFNRKAIILQDMRQYDYALDSYDRALSVKSDGTIRANKADCILSKLEAKRFRAKFTYRDLDLINEALKTLPQRENNYHYLQMKGKILENLGEPVKAKICYRLSGKLFDEVDEAERQLKFIKNSKDTFIIIAGTKFYENPKIPEGAILNLIKEPENVHDSNAIRVELNGETIGYVANSPRTLIKEVRSATDIRNLSFTKAEFLFELLETYKIARLIKSQ
- a CDS encoding DUF6508 domain-containing protein, with translation MRKIDEKTGYEIPSKRRTEFQKDELLDIIDFFVQYRAIFDENSAKSLNCSPQKAAHDFTMLLYHYGIMDLNYFENLDEIRAKYEKRHIRDLSDEKLDFNEIMTIFTFIHRAERHAGGWYRDCIKNGTYLNLLKRLEEIKNKLNEGDNHGSMSELRKLG
- a CDS encoding winged helix-turn-helix domain-containing protein; the protein is MKDISDEILTEISYVEISTYRTRVMKAMLEGSQFPSQIARDADIVQSHISNVLRKLKDHELVECINPEVKRGRVYKLTDKGMEVAKNLNILNISK